Proteins encoded within one genomic window of Bacillus thuringiensis:
- the pdxS gene encoding pyridoxal 5'-phosphate synthase lyase subunit PdxS, translating to MTNVTGTERVKRGMAEMQKGGVIMDVINAEQAKIAEEAGAVAVMALERVPADIRAAGGVSRMADPTIVEEVMGAVSIPVMAKCRIGHLVEARVLESLGVDYIDESEVLTPADEVYHLNKRDYTVPFVCGCRDIGEAARRIAEGASMLRTKGEPGTGNIVEAVRHMRQVNAEIRQVASLREDELMTYAKNTGAPYEVLLEIKRLGRLPVVNFAAGGVATPADAALMMQLGADGVFVGSGIFKSENPEKFARAIVEATTHYEDYELIASLSKGLGNAMKGIEISTLLPEQRMQERGW from the coding sequence ATGACAAATGTAACAGGGACAGAACGTGTAAAACGTGGAATGGCAGAAATGCAAAAAGGCGGCGTTATTATGGACGTAATTAACGCTGAACAAGCAAAAATTGCAGAAGAGGCAGGCGCAGTTGCTGTTATGGCATTAGAGCGCGTACCAGCAGATATTCGTGCAGCAGGTGGCGTTTCTCGTATGGCAGACCCAACGATCGTTGAAGAAGTTATGGGTGCTGTGTCAATTCCGGTTATGGCAAAATGCCGTATCGGTCACCTTGTAGAAGCACGTGTATTAGAATCATTAGGGGTAGACTATATCGATGAGAGTGAAGTATTAACTCCTGCCGATGAAGTATACCATTTAAATAAACGTGATTACACAGTTCCGTTTGTATGTGGTTGCCGTGATATCGGAGAAGCTGCACGTCGTATTGCAGAAGGTGCATCTATGCTTCGTACAAAAGGTGAACCAGGAACAGGAAACATTGTAGAGGCAGTGCGTCATATGCGCCAAGTCAATGCAGAAATCCGTCAAGTTGCAAGTCTACGTGAAGATGAGTTAATGACATATGCAAAAAACACTGGTGCTCCTTATGAAGTACTACTTGAAATTAAACGCCTTGGTCGTTTGCCGGTTGTAAACTTTGCAGCAGGTGGTGTAGCAACACCAGCAGATGCAGCGTTAATGATGCAACTTGGTGCGGATGGTGTATTTGTTGGATCTGGTATCTTCAAATCAGAGAATCCAGAGAAATTTGCACGTGCAATCGTTGAAGCGACGACTCATTATGAGGATTACGAACTAATTGCAAGCCTTTCTAAAGGATTAGGTAATGCGATGAAAGGTATCGAAATTTCAACGTTATTACCAGAACAACGCATGCAAGAGCGCGGATGGTAA